A region of Desulfovibrio inopinatus DSM 10711 DNA encodes the following proteins:
- a CDS encoding penicillin-binding transpeptidase domain-containing protein, translating into MSGKQTPMHDFSRTKVTVVMVLVFVLWAALWIRAGQLQIVRGPELAERALRQHLALESDRGSRGQILDRSGQLLAKSVAFTSVHARPAQISDLDYTVSKLAPILKQNPAKLKQRLSSSKSFIFLARQIDDKTAAQLEDVNLRGVYLTTEYGRSYPHKHLAGQLLGFVGIDDTGLDGLEKSFNSILAGKKAKYAVQRDAAGRRLYLDAQGKAMENTDGDNLRLTIDAQVQFFAEDALEKAVTDNHGTAGVCIVVDVPTAEILAWANYPFFNPNTYKRGRPASRRNRLALDLMEPGSTMKPLLVAAALQEGVVRPDSVFNCENGRWRIGRHAIRDTHSYGLIPVNKIIRWSSNIGAAKIAMELGSDRLYSYFKKMGFTDPTGLPLPGESGGMIRPPGAWGDIGLATAAFGQGVAITPIQLVQAFYTLASGGIMRPLRLVLDPADETRERTSYRLFDERVARAVQDMMREVVEEDHGTGSRAGIKGMHIGGKTGTAQKAAPSGGYGNKYIASFIGFYPAYDPQYIVYIMVDEPEPSHYGGVVSAPAVRDVALRTMSYFGQMPDAAFVVQKPNPSLVSASSVGQRAATFHRSIEKEHVVIGDTVPDLLGMPLRRAVEILASKGIIPSLEGDGLIISKQAPQAGEGWPKGENRVFTLWLARST; encoded by the coding sequence ATGTCGGGAAAACAGACCCCAATGCATGATTTCAGCAGAACCAAGGTGACTGTCGTCATGGTTCTTGTCTTTGTGCTGTGGGCCGCACTGTGGATTCGCGCCGGCCAATTGCAGATTGTGCGTGGGCCGGAACTGGCCGAACGCGCACTTCGGCAACATCTTGCCTTGGAATCCGATCGCGGCAGCCGTGGGCAGATTCTGGACCGAAGCGGCCAACTCCTCGCCAAAAGCGTGGCATTTACCTCCGTGCACGCACGCCCTGCGCAGATTTCCGATCTGGACTATACCGTTTCCAAACTTGCACCGATTCTCAAACAAAATCCGGCAAAGCTGAAACAACGCCTCTCTTCAAGCAAATCGTTTATTTTCCTGGCACGGCAAATTGATGACAAAACCGCAGCCCAGCTTGAAGATGTGAATCTCCGCGGTGTGTATTTAACCACAGAATACGGCCGTTCCTATCCTCACAAACACCTTGCTGGTCAGCTCCTTGGATTTGTGGGAATCGACGATACCGGTCTTGATGGCCTGGAAAAATCGTTCAACTCGATTCTTGCCGGAAAAAAAGCAAAATATGCAGTACAGCGTGATGCTGCGGGCAGACGCCTTTATTTGGATGCCCAAGGCAAAGCGATGGAAAATACGGACGGAGACAACTTGCGCCTGACCATCGACGCGCAGGTTCAGTTCTTTGCCGAAGACGCGCTTGAAAAAGCGGTGACTGATAATCACGGGACCGCCGGAGTGTGTATCGTGGTAGATGTTCCAACAGCAGAGATTCTTGCTTGGGCAAACTACCCGTTTTTCAACCCCAATACCTACAAACGGGGGCGCCCCGCTTCCAGGCGCAATCGATTGGCTCTTGATTTGATGGAACCCGGTTCGACCATGAAGCCACTTCTCGTCGCCGCAGCTTTACAAGAAGGTGTCGTACGACCTGATTCGGTTTTCAATTGTGAGAATGGACGCTGGCGTATAGGTCGACACGCTATTCGCGATACGCACTCATACGGACTTATCCCGGTGAATAAAATCATCAGATGGTCCAGCAACATCGGCGCCGCGAAAATCGCCATGGAATTGGGAAGTGACCGTCTGTACAGCTATTTCAAAAAAATGGGATTTACAGACCCGACAGGCCTCCCTCTCCCCGGTGAATCAGGAGGTATGATTCGCCCTCCAGGGGCATGGGGGGATATTGGACTTGCGACCGCAGCGTTTGGCCAAGGTGTCGCGATAACTCCGATACAGCTCGTACAAGCCTTTTACACACTGGCAAGCGGTGGCATTATGCGGCCGCTTCGACTCGTTCTTGACCCAGCTGACGAAACACGCGAACGCACATCTTATCGCCTGTTTGATGAGCGTGTGGCACGAGCCGTTCAAGATATGATGCGTGAAGTGGTCGAAGAAGATCATGGAACCGGCTCCAGAGCCGGTATTAAGGGCATGCATATCGGTGGAAAAACCGGGACCGCCCAAAAAGCCGCACCGAGTGGTGGGTACGGCAATAAGTATATCGCATCGTTCATTGGATTTTATCCGGCATATGATCCCCAATACATAGTTTACATCATGGTTGATGAACCGGAACCGTCGCATTATGGGGGGGTAGTTTCAGCACCGGCCGTACGCGATGTGGCACTTCGTACGATGTCCTATTTCGGACAAATGCCTGATGCTGCTTTTGTTGTTCAAAAACCCAACCCCTCTTTGGTTTCAGCCTCATCAGTCGGACAACGCGCCGCGACTTTCCACCGCTCTATTGAAAAGGAACATGTCGTCATTGGCGATACCGTCCCTGACCTTCTCGGCATGCCTTTACGCCGAGCGGTAGAAATCCTCGCATCCAAGGGAATTATTCCCTCCCTTGAAGGCGATGGTTTGATCATATCCAAACAGGCTCCACAGGCAGGTGAAGGTTGGCCCAAAGGAGAAAACCGTGTTTTTACTCTTTGGCTCGCGCGATCGACGTAA
- a CDS encoding UDP-N-acetylmuramoyl-L-alanyl-D-glutamate--2,6-diaminopimelate ligase, translated as MSMTLSPFDDLISHVRGGLQITDHSGKIQPGGIFVAVPGPVRDGADFIPQADLAGAGFIVTRNDAPWPDGMHAQRIVHPDPAQALGELAAVANGTDNMAMRVTGVTGTNGKTSICYLLEHLFSSNTAKAGILGTIDYRWPGFRLEANLTTPGCLQLHELLGNMNKASVDVAFMEVSSHAIDQKRIAGISYDAAVLTNITQDHLDYHGDMESYFQTKAKLFTELLKFPQNACINYNDPFGQRLLTKLDQALAYGLDDVPHGIRRALRGRIIDIDDTGITMVVDYEGKTWEIRSPMAGRHNAQNLLAAQAVGLSLGLSPNQMAVFNHFHGAPGRLERIANDKGKTVFVDYAHTPDALVNVCRSLRELPYDRLIVVFGCGGDRDKTKRPRMGEAVCQYADVAVVTSDNPRHEDPQAIIDDIRPGLGGCTRVMEQVDRKKAIITALDMMHDNDVLLIAGKGHETYQQIGDTKHHFNDAEIVWEHLA; from the coding sequence ATGAGTATGACACTTTCGCCTTTTGACGACCTCATAAGCCACGTTCGAGGTGGATTGCAAATCACCGATCACTCGGGAAAAATCCAACCTGGCGGCATTTTTGTTGCCGTTCCTGGCCCTGTGCGCGATGGAGCAGATTTCATTCCCCAAGCAGATCTTGCCGGTGCCGGTTTTATCGTCACACGGAATGACGCACCATGGCCCGATGGTATGCATGCCCAACGTATTGTTCACCCCGACCCAGCCCAAGCTTTGGGTGAGTTGGCCGCTGTAGCCAACGGAACGGACAATATGGCCATGCGTGTGACCGGCGTGACCGGAACCAACGGGAAAACGTCCATCTGCTATTTACTCGAACATCTTTTTTCTTCAAATACCGCCAAAGCAGGCATTCTCGGGACGATCGACTACCGTTGGCCAGGATTTCGACTTGAAGCGAACCTCACAACTCCGGGATGCCTCCAGTTGCACGAATTGCTCGGCAACATGAATAAAGCATCGGTCGATGTTGCGTTCATGGAAGTATCGAGTCATGCGATAGACCAGAAGCGGATTGCTGGTATATCCTATGATGCCGCTGTGTTAACCAATATCACGCAAGACCACCTGGACTATCACGGTGACATGGAATCCTATTTTCAGACCAAGGCTAAACTCTTCACCGAATTGCTCAAATTTCCACAAAACGCCTGCATTAATTACAATGATCCGTTTGGACAACGCCTGCTGACAAAACTCGATCAGGCTCTTGCTTACGGTCTCGATGATGTCCCCCATGGAATACGTCGTGCCCTGCGTGGACGAATTATCGACATCGATGACACGGGCATCACAATGGTAGTTGACTATGAAGGCAAAACCTGGGAAATCCGCTCCCCCATGGCTGGAAGACATAACGCCCAAAATTTACTCGCCGCTCAGGCCGTTGGCTTGAGCCTCGGACTGTCTCCGAATCAGATGGCCGTGTTCAACCATTTTCACGGCGCTCCGGGACGGCTGGAACGTATTGCCAACGACAAGGGCAAGACCGTGTTCGTTGATTACGCCCATACACCAGATGCATTGGTGAATGTCTGCCGTTCTCTGCGAGAACTTCCCTACGACCGGCTGATTGTCGTTTTTGGATGCGGAGGCGACCGAGACAAAACCAAACGCCCAAGAATGGGTGAAGCCGTATGCCAATATGCCGATGTGGCCGTCGTTACGTCTGACAACCCACGACACGAAGATCCACAAGCTATTATCGACGATATCAGGCCCGGTCTCGGTGGATGCACACGCGTGATGGAACAAGTTGATCGAAAAAAAGCAATCATCACCGCTCTGGACATGATGCACGACAATGACGTCCTGCTCATCGCGGGTAAAGGGCATGAAACCTACCAACAAATTGGTGACACCAAGCATCACTTCAATGATGCTGAAATTGTTTGGGAGCATTTGGCGTGA
- a CDS encoding UDP-N-acetylmuramoyl-tripeptide--D-alanyl-D-alanine ligase yields the protein MYVDEIARVIGAQLPESVRPDTVVESVCSDSRKACPGSLFACLPGERVDGHAFAAQAASQGAAVILAARPLADITDAIVLVVEDPLFALGQLARAWREQSAAQVIAITGSCGKTTVKEMLSTVLSQMGSTSKNHKNFNNQLGLPLSMLAASERDDFWVMELGISREGDMEALGAIAAPDVAVLHNIGPAHLEGLGNIDGVLHAKATLFEFLKPNGVAIVSLDYPGLFDRARTQTAAVITISTANPDADVLCQYVGSQNDQGVFVVTTKSETRTMTLGIAGAHYAENIAAVCAVCQHYKIGLERIEEGLRQFDNPDQRFVVENLGDYIVIDDSYNANPLSMRRSIEAARDVAGDGPLCLVLGEMRELGTARQAEHTTLGVVAAGVNPAIVLFKGESAEHVQTGLAQAHFHGRFFPTSDATDLTAVLQDNSFTHGTILVKGSRSMAMETYIQPLREISPRSTT from the coding sequence ATGTATGTGGACGAAATAGCTCGGGTTATTGGAGCCCAGCTTCCCGAATCGGTTCGACCGGACACGGTCGTCGAATCGGTATGCTCCGACAGCCGTAAAGCCTGCCCGGGGAGTCTGTTTGCCTGTCTCCCAGGAGAACGGGTCGACGGTCATGCATTTGCCGCGCAAGCCGCCAGCCAAGGTGCAGCAGTTATTTTAGCCGCTCGTCCTTTAGCAGATATTACCGATGCCATCGTGCTTGTTGTCGAAGATCCTCTGTTCGCATTGGGGCAACTCGCTCGGGCCTGGAGGGAACAATCCGCGGCGCAAGTTATCGCCATCACGGGTTCCTGTGGAAAAACCACGGTGAAGGAAATGCTGTCGACCGTGTTGTCCCAGATGGGCTCGACATCCAAAAATCACAAAAATTTCAACAACCAGCTTGGATTGCCGTTATCGATGCTCGCGGCGTCCGAACGTGACGACTTTTGGGTAATGGAACTCGGCATCAGTCGAGAGGGAGACATGGAAGCCTTAGGGGCTATTGCCGCGCCGGATGTCGCAGTTTTGCATAACATCGGCCCTGCACACCTCGAAGGCCTGGGCAACATTGATGGCGTTCTCCATGCCAAAGCCACACTGTTTGAGTTTCTTAAACCCAATGGGGTAGCCATTGTTTCCCTGGATTACCCGGGCCTTTTCGACCGCGCCCGCACACAAACGGCAGCGGTTATCACGATCTCCACGGCCAATCCCGACGCCGATGTATTATGCCAGTACGTCGGATCACAAAACGACCAGGGCGTCTTTGTCGTGACGACAAAATCCGAGACCCGCACCATGACGCTTGGCATTGCCGGTGCACATTACGCCGAAAATATCGCCGCAGTATGCGCGGTTTGCCAACACTACAAAATAGGCCTGGAACGTATTGAAGAGGGCCTGCGTCAATTTGATAATCCGGATCAGCGGTTCGTCGTTGAAAATCTTGGCGATTATATCGTCATTGACGATTCGTACAATGCCAATCCTCTCTCTATGCGCCGATCAATCGAAGCAGCCCGCGACGTGGCCGGAGATGGGCCGTTGTGTCTTGTTCTTGGCGAAATGCGTGAACTCGGTACGGCGCGCCAAGCAGAGCATACAACCCTTGGCGTTGTGGCGGCTGGCGTCAACCCTGCCATCGTCCTTTTTAAAGGCGAAAGTGCGGAACATGTGCAGACTGGTCTTGCTCAAGCCCACTTTCATGGCCGATTTTTCCCGACTTCCGATGCGACCGATTTGACGGCCGTGTTGCAAGACAACTCGTTTACCCACGGAACCATCCTGGTCAAGGGCTCACGCTCCATGGCTATGGAAACCTATATTCAGCCTCTGCGTGAGATTTCCCCCAGGAGCACGACGTGA